Below is a genomic region from Campylobacter concisus.
CAAAGAGTAAGCTTACTATGTCGCTGATAGATAAAATTTTATATGAATTTAGTGATGAATCAAAGCTACATCCATATTTTAAAGATCTAGACAGCGACATAAAAGATCACATTGATACCATTTTAAACTCTAGACTTGGTAGCTACGGCCGATTAAATGATAGTATTATTGATCTTTGGTCGATGGGCGTTGAAATAAATGAGCTTGGTCATAAACTTGGCATGGCAATATATGAACTAATTAGCTCAAATGAGAATAGAATAGAAGTAACATCTATCGGATATGATGACTCACTAAAGCCTTGGCGTATCATCTTTAATATAAATTACAAGCATAAAAACGATAATTTCAAAGAGTATTTGCTAAAAGTTATTTTTAAAAACAATAGATATTGTGAGATTTTATAATGGATTATAATGAAAATAATCTAGCTTATTTTCAAAAAGAGATGGCATATCTTGATGAAACAAGAGCCCTTTTTATTAAAAATTTTCCAAAAGTAGCACCCTTTTTAGATACTAAAAGCAAAGATCCTGATGTTGAGAGCATAATAGAAAATATGGCTATTTTAACATCGAGGATTAGGCAAGAACTAGATGAAAATATCCCACTAATCGCTGAGTCTTTAGTAAATATCTTAATGCCAAGCTATACAAATCCTTTTCCATCAGTTTGTATGCAAGAATTTACCTTAAGAGATGACTTTTCTGGGATAAAAGAATTTATACCAAAAGGAAGTATAGTTGAGTCAAAGCAGATCAATGGCATAACGTGCAAATTCCAAACGATTTTTGACATAAATTTGCTTCCCTTAAAGATAACAAAAGCTTTTATGTCAAACAATAAGAGTGATTATCTTCTAAATTTAAATATAAGCGTTACAAAGGACGAGCTTAGTACTAAAGAACTTGATATAGATTTTTTAAATTTATATCTTGGAGATAATGTTTACTTCTCTTCTACGCTCTTAATGTGGCTAAAAAATTACTTGAAATTTATTACAATAAGTTTTGAAGATAGCGATCAAGAGATAAAGTTAAGCCCTGATAAACTTAGTTTAGATGAGTTTGATGAGCGTTTGATAAAGAGTGATGAGTTTGGATTTGAAGCATTTGAGCTTTTAAAAGAGCTATCATTTTTTCCTTCAAAGTTAAATTTTGTGCGATTAAACGGCCTTAGCTTTCTTAAAAATTTTTCTACAAAAAGCTTTAATATTAAATTCATATTTTCAAAAGATATGCCAAGTGGATATGTGCCAAGGCTAGAATATTTTTCTCTTTTTGTTACGCCTGCAATAAATTTATTTGCAATGAGTGCCGAGCCTATTTTGAATAACAATAGACGAAGCGAATATAGAATTTTTCTAGATCGCTCAAATATCGATGCTTATGAAATCGTTTCAATAAATAAGGTGGTCGCTCATAGTAGTAATAATGAAAAAAGGATATTAAAAAACTATAAAAGTTTTGAGAGATTTGAATTTTTAAATGATGAGCGAGCAAAAGATTATTATTTTGTCAGCAATAAAACAGATATAAAACTAAACTCTTATAAAGAAATTTCCTTTTTTAAAAGTGACTCTAAAGATCAAACCATTAGCATAGATACACTTTGCTGCAATGGTGATTTGCCTTGTAAATTAAGACTTGGTGAAATAGATAGAGTGTTATCTCATCAAGGTGTAACAACTAAAAATTTAACCATTCCAACTAGTGTAAAGCGAGTAAAAATAGATGGAAATCTTCTTTGGAAACTAGTCAGTATCTTATCTTTTAGCTATCAAAGTATACTAGAGAAGGGCTCTTTTTTAGCACTTCTTAATACCTTTAGCGCACCAGATGATGAGTTTTTTAAAAAATTTGCAAACTCGCTTTATGATATAAAAACAAAGCAAATTTATAGAGTTGATCAAGGCTTTGCAAAAAGAGGGTTGCTCTGCATATTTTATATAGATGAAAGTGAATTTGAGAGTATTGGAAATGTCTATGCTTTAGGTATAAATTTGGCTAAATTTTTATCAAAATTTGCTTCAATTAATTCATTTTGCGAGCTTAAAATAAAGTGTATAAAGAGCAAAATTTTGCTTAATTATGACTTTTTAGGTGGTACAAAAAAATTAATATGAACAAAGAACTAAATCAAGCTTCTTTTTTTAAGTTAGTAAAAAACCGCCTAAAGCACCACGATAGAAGAGATATTTTTTTAAAAAATAGCCCAAGTTTTGCCTATCCGATTAATGAACTTGAAAGCTTAAATAAAGAGGACGTAGTAAAAATCGTTGTAAATTTTATGGGTCTTTTGGGAAGTGGATCGCATCTTACAAGCTATATTTTAGAAAAGATCTCAAAGAGTAACGATAATAATTTCGAGAAATTTTTTGACTTTTTTGACAATTACTTGCTTTGGCTTTTCTTTGATAGCATTAGTCTAAAAAATTATGCAAGATCCTTTGAAAAAGAGCTTGATGATAAAATTTCAAAGATTTTATTGGATATATTAAACATAAGCAATAAAAAATTAGCAAAAAAAATCTTACCATTTTCTCCGCTTATTATTAGTCAAAGAAGGCCTAAAAGAGAGATCGAGTTCGCTTTGCAGCGTCATTTTAATTTAAAAAATAAACTATTTTTGCTAGAAAATCTACCAAATCAAATTTTCATAGCGCCTTCAAATTTAAATTCGCTTGGTATCAAAAATAGGACTTTGGGCAGAAATTTTATACTTGGTAAAAAGCTTTTTGAGAAACAAACTAAAATAGCAGTTTATATAAATGGCATAGATTATGAAGAAGCTATTGATTTTTTCCCAAAAAGAAGAAAATTTAAAGAGCTTCAAGATACTCTTATTTTTTTTACAAACAATGAATTTGTTGCCGATTTATACATAAAAATAAACTATTCTCCAAAGATGCAATTAAAGCTTGGAATGGATGAAAGTTATAGTAAAATAGGCCTTGGTGCAAGGCTTAAAAGTAATAAAAATATGTCAAATTTTATAAAATTTAGGCTTTGCTCTTAAATTTTCAGATATAAAATCTAAAATATTTGTTATTATTACATTAAAGAAATATATTTATTTGTAAAAGGATGTGCATCAATGGCATTTATCGATTACCTAAGAAGATTTTTTGTCTTTTTTAGATTTAAACACAGTACCATTTTGGTAGTTTCTATTGCATTAAGCATCTTATTTTGGCTTTACGCTCCACTTATAGCTTTTAACGATGTATATAGCTTTGCTAGTATAAGTTCAAGAGTCACTATATTAATTGCATTTTGGGCAGTTATTTTATTTTTTGTTTTAATCAAACCATTAATGCACTATTTAGCATCTCAAAAAGATGAAAAAAATAACAAGCTAAAAGAGATCAAAAAAGAGTCTATGGATAGTTTTGGTAAGGCAAAAAGAAATTTTATGCTTTCTTTGAAAGATGCCAAAACAACATGGAAAAAAGATATAAATTTTAAAAAATTACCTTTAATAATGATAATGGGTAACGAAGGTGCTGGAAAGAGCGCGTTTATAAACTACTCAAATATTGAATTTCCACTATCTGATAGTTTAGATACTTATAAAAAAATACACAAAAGTACAACAAACTTTAATCTTTACATATCAAAATTTGGTGCACTTTTAGATACTGAGGGTATACATTTTGCACAAGAGAGCTTGTACCAGCCAACAGCTACTGAAGAGCTTCCTGAAGATGATGTGGATAAAAATAGGGATTACTTGCTTAAAAAAAGTATCTGGAGTGAATTTTTACACTTTTTAAAACGAAATGATTTTAACGCTAGATTAAGTGGTGCGGTTTTAATCATAGATACTAAAAAATTCCTTGAAGGCACGCAAGAATATTTTGATGAATTAATTAGATATATGATAAAAAGGGTTAATGACTGTGAGAAACATCTAAATATTAAATTCCCTATTTATATTGTTTTTAGCAAACTTGACTTAATAGATGGCATGGGGGATTATTTTAGACTTTTCAATGAAGATGTGGCAAATAAGGCTCTAGGAATAAACTTAGATCCAAATTTCTCAAAACAATCACTAGAAACTGAACTAAAAAACCTAATCGAGTCACTATTTAAACATCTCATGAGTAAGAACTCGATTTCGCATTTATTGGAAGATAAAAAACGTTCATATCTATTTTTAAAACAACTTGATAATTTTTTTGCTTTAGTGAAAGATTTTGTAACAAAGCTAAGCTCTCAAAATGCACTTAAAAATAGCTCAACCATAAATGGAATTTATTTCGTCAGTGCTTATCAAGAAAATATACCTATAAACTACCTTACAAACACTATTTGCGATAGATATAACATCAAAAAACCACTTTTAAGAGCGGTAAATAACTATAGTAAACAAAGCTATTTTGTAAAATCATTTTTAAAAGAGATAGCTTTTAAAGCTAACTTAAATAAATTTGGTGCTCAAAATAGATTTACAAAATTTGCAAATTTTGTTTTAGCAGCCATACTTTGCGCTGGAGTATATTTGGGTTCTAGTTTTATTCTAGATACCAAAAATATAAAAGAGCAAAATGCTATAAATAATGCAAATAAAATTTCTTCATACCTTGATGGCAAAAAATACAAGGATCTCTCTCCGACACAAAAGATTGAGCTTCTAAATTTACTAAAACAAAGTCTAAATGACTATCCAAGAATCTTTAGCGGCGATACTAAATTTGAGTATATAACACTAGATACTTCGTATAAAGG
It encodes:
- a CDS encoding type VI secretion system baseplate subunit TssE, giving the protein MSLIDKILYEFSDESKLHPYFKDLDSDIKDHIDTILNSRLGSYGRLNDSIIDLWSMGVEINELGHKLGMAIYELISSNENRIEVTSIGYDDSLKPWRIIFNINYKHKNDNFKEYLLKVIFKNNRYCEIL
- the tssF gene encoding type VI secretion system baseplate subunit TssF, with the translated sequence MDYNENNLAYFQKEMAYLDETRALFIKNFPKVAPFLDTKSKDPDVESIIENMAILTSRIRQELDENIPLIAESLVNILMPSYTNPFPSVCMQEFTLRDDFSGIKEFIPKGSIVESKQINGITCKFQTIFDINLLPLKITKAFMSNNKSDYLLNLNISVTKDELSTKELDIDFLNLYLGDNVYFSSTLLMWLKNYLKFITISFEDSDQEIKLSPDKLSLDEFDERLIKSDEFGFEAFELLKELSFFPSKLNFVRLNGLSFLKNFSTKSFNIKFIFSKDMPSGYVPRLEYFSLFVTPAINLFAMSAEPILNNNRRSEYRIFLDRSNIDAYEIVSINKVVAHSSNNEKRILKNYKSFERFEFLNDERAKDYYFVSNKTDIKLNSYKEISFFKSDSKDQTISIDTLCCNGDLPCKLRLGEIDRVLSHQGVTTKNLTIPTSVKRVKIDGNLLWKLVSILSFSYQSILEKGSFLALLNTFSAPDDEFFKKFANSLYDIKTKQIYRVDQGFAKRGLLCIFYIDESEFESIGNVYALGINLAKFLSKFASINSFCELKIKCIKSKILLNYDFLGGTKKLI
- a CDS encoding type VI secretion system baseplate subunit TssG, with the translated sequence MNKELNQASFFKLVKNRLKHHDRRDIFLKNSPSFAYPINELESLNKEDVVKIVVNFMGLLGSGSHLTSYILEKISKSNDNNFEKFFDFFDNYLLWLFFDSISLKNYARSFEKELDDKISKILLDILNISNKKLAKKILPFSPLIISQRRPKREIEFALQRHFNLKNKLFLLENLPNQIFIAPSNLNSLGIKNRTLGRNFILGKKLFEKQTKIAVYINGIDYEEAIDFFPKRRKFKELQDTLIFFTNNEFVADLYIKINYSPKMQLKLGMDESYSKIGLGARLKSNKNMSNFIKFRLCS